From Saprospiraceae bacterium, one genomic window encodes:
- a CDS encoding rRNA pseudouridine synthase: MMMMRSHSKKPKVKPESSPESPMRLNKYVAHCGICSRRMAADLVKNGHVSVNGIPQTNPAYEVQPKDKISYLGKPIQPEEKKVYILMNKPKNTITTLKDERDRITVLSLIAGKVSERVYPVGRLDRNTTGLLLLTNDGELSQRLSHPSFKIKKIYHVGLNKPLSKNDFIKISEGLKLEDGPVKVDGIEYVGDKKNEVGVEIHLGKNRIVRRIFEHLGYEVEKLDRVYYAGLTKKNLPRGKFRHLTTQEIIMLRHFI, from the coding sequence ATGATGATGATGCGATCCCATTCTAAAAAACCCAAAGTAAAGCCGGAAAGCAGCCCTGAAAGCCCAATGAGACTTAATAAATACGTCGCACATTGTGGAATTTGTTCGAGAAGGATGGCTGCAGACCTAGTAAAAAATGGACATGTTTCTGTGAATGGAATCCCCCAAACCAATCCCGCATATGAAGTCCAGCCTAAAGATAAAATAAGCTATCTTGGAAAGCCGATCCAACCTGAAGAGAAAAAGGTATATATTTTGATGAACAAACCAAAGAATACCATTACAACATTAAAAGACGAAAGAGACCGAATCACTGTACTTAGCCTGATTGCGGGTAAGGTATCAGAAAGGGTATATCCTGTTGGCAGGTTAGACCGTAATACGACAGGATTACTGCTTCTGACCAACGATGGAGAATTGTCTCAGCGATTGTCTCATCCTTCTTTCAAAATAAAAAAAATCTATCATGTTGGATTAAACAAACCCTTGTCCAAAAACGATTTCATTAAAATATCAGAGGGTCTGAAGTTGGAGGATGGTCCTGTAAAAGTGGATGGGATCGAATACGTCGGTGATAAAAAGAATGAAGTTGGTGTCGAAATTCACCTAGGCAAAAATCGCATCGTAAGAAGAATTTTTGAACACCTGGGATACGAAGTTGAAAAACTCGATAGAGTCTATTATGCCGGTCTGACCAAAAAGAACTTGCCCAGAGGTAAGTTTCGCCACCTTACGACTCAGGAAATTATCATGTTGAGACATTTTATTTGA
- a CDS encoding lipocalin family protein — protein sequence MKLLGLILDSREMGRLKVSLLGPFYPKYKVIALDLIFKYALIGGISLDYLWVWCKDPNFSEDIKSNYLKI from the coding sequence ATGAAATTGCTAGGTTTGATTTTAGATTCAAGGGAAATGGGCAGGCTTAAAGTTTCATTATTAGGTCCTTTTTACCCGAAATACAAAGTCATTGCCCTTGATTTAATTTTTAAATATGCTCTTATTGGTGGAATTAGTTTGGATTATCTTTGGGTATGGTGCAAAGACCCAAACTTTTCGGAAGATATAAAAAGCAATTATTTAAAGATCTAA
- a CDS encoding gamma carbonic anhydrase family protein, translating into MPLIQKVRGYFPLIHPDSFVADNATLTGDVVIGPDCSIWYNAIIRGDVNSIRIGHKVNVQDGVIIHCTFQKSITVIGDRVSIGHGAIIHGCVIDSDVLIGMGAIVMDNVHIPSRVIVGAASLIPENQILESGYIYAGVPAKKLKPIDEKNFDFFIKRTAANYQMYASWVKEASSL; encoded by the coding sequence ATGCCTTTGATACAAAAAGTAAGGGGATATTTTCCATTGATTCATCCGGATAGTTTTGTGGCAGATAATGCAACACTGACAGGTGATGTCGTTATCGGACCTGATTGTAGCATCTGGTACAACGCCATCATCCGGGGTGATGTCAATTCAATCCGAATTGGTCATAAGGTGAATGTACAGGATGGCGTGATCATCCATTGTACTTTTCAGAAAAGCATTACCGTCATAGGAGATCGTGTTAGTATTGGTCACGGCGCAATCATTCACGGCTGTGTGATTGATTCAGATGTTTTAATCGGAATGGGAGCCATAGTCATGGACAATGTGCATATTCCATCAAGGGTAATTGTAGGTGCAGCCTCCTTAATTCCAGAAAATCAAATTTTAGAATCCGGTTATATCTATGCTGGAGTCCCGGCTAAAAAATTAAAACCCATCGATGAAAAAAATTTTGATTTTTTTATCAAAAGGACCGCCGCCAATTATCAAATGTACGCAAGTTGGGTAAAAGAAGCAAGTAGTTTGTGA
- a CDS encoding TraB/GumN family protein, with the protein MFRWSFVLVLYQLLGIHGLYSQDSLASSLLWKIHGKDLKEPSYLFGTIHMIPASDFFMPKGTEECFQKTKTLFMELDLSEAGDFENMMPIMDKIFMDNDTTLADLLSPEEYMLVSEHMEGMGLPMMFFERMKPMFLSAMASPEMNPANLQSGEIKSYEIVFNELAQQQKKRVKGLETVDFQLSLFDQIPYKVQAKMLVDAFKATGNDAQDLSRMVEIYKSQNLNLLQTAIENDEEGMRPYMSVLLNNRNQSWIPVMQQNMSEGSCFFAVGAGHLAGEQGVIQLLRNLNYQVEPVMQ; encoded by the coding sequence ATGTTTCGATGGAGTTTTGTTTTAGTCCTTTATCAGCTACTTGGGATCCATGGTTTGTATTCTCAGGATTCTCTGGCCTCCTCCCTGTTGTGGAAAATCCATGGTAAGGATTTAAAGGAACCGTCTTATTTATTTGGTACCATCCACATGATCCCAGCCAGTGATTTTTTTATGCCAAAGGGCACTGAAGAATGCTTCCAAAAAACAAAGACCTTGTTTATGGAACTGGATTTGAGCGAAGCGGGGGATTTTGAAAACATGATGCCCATTATGGACAAGATCTTTATGGACAATGACACCACGCTGGCGGATCTTCTGTCTCCGGAGGAATACATGCTTGTCAGTGAACACATGGAAGGGATGGGCTTGCCAATGATGTTTTTTGAACGGATGAAACCTATGTTTCTGAGTGCCATGGCCTCTCCTGAAATGAATCCAGCCAATCTCCAAAGTGGTGAAATAAAATCTTATGAAATTGTTTTTAACGAACTGGCCCAGCAACAGAAAAAAAGGGTAAAAGGCCTGGAAACAGTTGACTTTCAATTGTCTCTATTTGATCAAATCCCTTATAAAGTCCAGGCAAAAATGTTGGTGGATGCGTTTAAGGCAACTGGCAATGATGCACAGGATTTATCGCGAATGGTAGAAATTTACAAATCTCAAAATTTAAATTTATTGCAGACTGCCATTGAAAACGATGAAGAAGGAATGAGACCTTATATGTCTGTTTTGCTCAACAACAGAAACCAAAGCTGGATTCCTGTCATGCAGCAAAACATGTCTGAGGGTAGTTGCTTTTTCGCTGTTGGTGCAGGACATCTTGCCGGTGAGCAGGGTGTGATCCAATTGCTCCGAAATCTGAACTATCAGGTTGAACCAGTCATGCAATAA
- the rlmB gene encoding 23S rRNA (guanosine(2251)-2'-O)-methyltransferase RlmB, translating to MKKANSEWLIGKNALHEALAAGKELQKVYLGEYLESDTLRELIKQIRKHKIPVLTVPKAKLDKLCNAQHQGVLALINPIFFQKVHDVVIHLFESGENPALAILDGITDVHNFGAIARSAEILGIHALIIGKKQSAPINHEAIKSSAGALLRISVCRENNLVHVVKELKKMGIQIYAASEKAKLHVNKVKLNQPLAFILGSEGEGIDPLLLAEANELVKIPQIGHTNSLNVSVASGILFYERMTQNLIDPS from the coding sequence ATGAAAAAAGCAAATTCGGAATGGCTCATCGGCAAAAATGCATTGCATGAAGCTCTTGCTGCCGGGAAAGAATTGCAAAAGGTGTACCTGGGAGAATACCTTGAATCGGATACACTCAGAGAATTAATTAAACAGATTAGAAAACATAAGATCCCTGTTTTAACGGTGCCAAAAGCCAAACTTGACAAACTATGTAACGCTCAACATCAGGGAGTGTTGGCTTTGATCAACCCAATATTTTTTCAGAAAGTACACGATGTAGTGATTCATTTATTTGAATCTGGTGAAAATCCTGCACTCGCTATTTTGGATGGTATTACGGATGTTCACAATTTCGGTGCCATTGCACGTTCTGCAGAAATACTTGGCATCCATGCATTGATCATTGGTAAAAAGCAAAGCGCACCGATCAACCACGAAGCCATCAAATCTTCTGCAGGTGCCTTGCTCAGAATTTCCGTTTGCAGAGAAAACAATCTGGTCCATGTGGTCAAGGAGTTAAAGAAGATGGGTATTCAAATCTACGCAGCCAGTGAAAAAGCAAAACTCCATGTCAACAAAGTTAAATTAAATCAACCATTGGCTTTTATTTTGGGATCAGAGGGTGAGGGCATTGATCCTTTATTGTTGGCTGAAGCTAATGAACTCGTAAAGATTCCTCAGATCGGGCATACCAATTCACTGAATGTCAGCGTTGCTTCAGGAATCCTGTTTTATGAAAGGATGACCCAAAATTTAATTGACCCTTCTTAA
- a CDS encoding M36 family metallopeptidase translates to MKKSIFYLFIFSSLINNLDIQAQSVSTDDAGRKYIQAAVEQWGLSSADVKDLLISDQYTSEHNGVTHIYYQQAYQGIPVYNAITSVHITRDGKVYDSPHRFVPNLASKINSTKARISALKAMENMLLHYQVKNAILPSDVYRTEANKRIYSKTNFSHSDIPVRLVYAMDKAGNLKLAWDISMDLTDRTDYWSTRIDAITGQIIDEHNYTLYCQFGHQHKGRCTEEVHASGLGTEKIESQHQPVDLSFAASAYNVIPVPIESPIHGSRQLVTDPEYKNASPFGWHDTNGQAGAEFTITRGNNVNAYLDRNADNAADPERADGGASLIFDFPFDQKLNPASYTKAAMTNLFYMNNMMHDVLYQFGFTEPAGNFQSNNYGKGGAATDHVLAEAQDGSGVNNANFSTPSDGNSGRMQMYLWSGAAGDVSIDAPDSIAGPAPMTPGSGWGGAATTTPLIGEVVWSDDGVPGKERLGCRNTQKREKLQGKIVVITRGECEFGDKALYAQNAGAIAVIICGFDEQNVSMGAGARGAQVTIPTYFARKSICDRFIAYIENGLIIRIVRPTGGNAGPDSLDGDFDNGIIAHEYGHGVSNRLTGGPAQAGCLGNAEQMGEGWSDFMSLLMTQRAGDNRDMVKGIGNYASNAPTDGIGIRRKPYATNMAINSHTYKNINSSVHDLGEVWAVMLWDLYWALSDKYGYDPNFLNKSAGNNIAIQLVMDGMKLQPCGPGIVDGRNAILKADTINNGAANSCLIWEVFARRGVGFNASQGLANLVGDEREDYEAFPTCINKTLINKSAPFVIKAGEEFTVSITIRNLRASSVRDLRLDDLIPDGCTYVNGSASLTPNAISGDKLNWIIDSMRSLQNLVITYKLKSAVDRFSNTLFIDDFEHPDTEFKYEWADIPGSIGTGSFQWIGGLGVDESTAWWWETSGSEARRHYLFKIDPIKLPDVDCSVLFYHKLNTLQGLDGGFIDVSTDGFIYERIESDDFFLNGYQGDLSYNTFPIPFLKGFSGYLRDYTPVVFDISKYKGKDFKIRFNAGNDDSGESTQPGQKGWLIDNFEVITPYFYNSDLCMTTGLGENHCVNFGKKGILVDSKKVVNTSDDRNEVGEIKVFPNPGRDRIFVQHKQAKSNFVIHLRNLQGQILQTKNGTNNAEILSFEVGDLPRGVMILEVIEAGKVQTQKIILK, encoded by the coding sequence ATGAAAAAATCTATATTTTATCTATTCATTTTCAGTAGTTTAATTAACAATTTGGACATCCAAGCCCAATCTGTCTCAACCGATGATGCAGGCCGCAAATACATTCAGGCTGCAGTGGAACAATGGGGTCTTTCTTCTGCAGATGTAAAGGATTTGTTGATCAGCGATCAATACACTTCGGAGCACAATGGAGTCACTCACATCTACTATCAGCAAGCTTATCAGGGTATTCCTGTGTACAACGCGATCACATCGGTTCATATCACAAGGGATGGTAAAGTGTATGATTCTCCTCACCGTTTTGTGCCAAACCTTGCATCTAAAATTAATTCCACCAAAGCCCGTATCTCAGCTTTGAAGGCCATGGAGAATATGTTGCTGCACTATCAGGTGAAAAACGCGATCCTTCCTTCTGATGTGTACAGAACAGAGGCCAATAAAAGGATTTATAGCAAAACGAATTTCAGCCATTCGGATATACCTGTAAGACTCGTGTATGCCATGGACAAAGCAGGAAATCTAAAACTTGCCTGGGACATCAGCATGGACCTGACAGACCGCACTGATTACTGGAGTACCAGGATTGATGCCATCACTGGACAAATTATTGATGAACATAATTATACTTTGTATTGTCAATTTGGCCACCAACACAAAGGTCGCTGTACCGAAGAAGTACATGCATCCGGTCTTGGCACTGAAAAAATAGAAAGCCAGCATCAACCTGTTGACTTATCTTTTGCAGCATCGGCATACAATGTTATTCCTGTACCCATTGAAAGCCCGATCCACGGATCTCGTCAGTTGGTGACCGATCCGGAATATAAAAATGCATCTCCATTCGGATGGCATGATACAAATGGGCAAGCTGGTGCGGAATTTACCATCACGAGGGGAAACAACGTCAATGCCTATTTGGATCGAAATGCAGACAATGCTGCTGATCCCGAAAGGGCTGATGGTGGGGCTTCTTTGATTTTTGATTTCCCTTTTGACCAAAAACTAAATCCTGCCAGCTATACAAAAGCTGCCATGACCAATTTGTTTTACATGAACAACATGATGCACGATGTCTTGTATCAATTCGGATTTACAGAACCTGCCGGTAACTTTCAAAGCAATAATTATGGAAAAGGAGGGGCTGCCACAGATCACGTTCTAGCTGAAGCGCAGGATGGCAGTGGAGTCAACAACGCCAATTTCTCGACCCCGTCTGATGGAAATTCTGGAAGAATGCAAATGTACCTGTGGTCTGGTGCAGCTGGAGATGTTTCTATAGACGCTCCGGACAGCATAGCTGGTCCGGCACCAATGACCCCTGGTTCTGGTTGGGGAGGAGCAGCAACCACCACTCCACTTATCGGAGAAGTTGTGTGGTCTGATGATGGAGTTCCCGGAAAGGAGAGATTGGGTTGTAGAAACACCCAAAAGAGAGAAAAATTGCAAGGAAAAATTGTCGTGATTACCAGAGGTGAATGTGAGTTTGGAGATAAAGCACTCTACGCACAAAATGCCGGAGCCATTGCGGTAATCATCTGCGGTTTTGATGAACAAAATGTATCCATGGGTGCGGGAGCCAGAGGCGCTCAGGTTACCATTCCAACTTATTTTGCCAGAAAATCCATTTGTGATCGTTTTATAGCTTATATAGAAAATGGACTCATCATTCGAATTGTTAGACCAACAGGAGGCAATGCCGGACCCGATTCTTTGGATGGAGATTTTGACAATGGAATTATAGCCCATGAATATGGTCATGGAGTATCCAATCGGTTGACGGGTGGACCTGCTCAGGCGGGTTGTCTTGGCAATGCCGAACAAATGGGTGAGGGCTGGAGTGATTTTATGTCCCTTCTAATGACACAAAGAGCCGGTGACAATCGCGACATGGTTAAAGGAATCGGCAATTATGCAAGCAATGCACCAACGGATGGGATTGGAATCAGAAGAAAACCTTATGCCACCAATATGGCCATTAATAGTCACACATACAAAAACATCAATTCATCCGTTCATGATCTTGGTGAAGTTTGGGCAGTGATGCTGTGGGATTTATATTGGGCTTTGTCGGATAAATATGGCTATGATCCCAATTTTCTCAATAAATCTGCAGGAAATAACATCGCCATACAGCTGGTGATGGACGGTATGAAATTACAGCCCTGCGGTCCAGGTATCGTGGATGGCAGAAACGCCATTTTGAAAGCCGATACCATTAACAATGGAGCCGCCAATTCCTGTTTGATTTGGGAAGTTTTTGCAAGAAGGGGAGTTGGTTTTAATGCAAGCCAGGGATTAGCCAATTTGGTAGGTGATGAGAGGGAAGATTATGAAGCATTTCCAACCTGTATCAACAAAACCCTGATCAACAAATCTGCTCCATTTGTCATAAAGGCGGGAGAAGAATTTACAGTATCCATTACCATTCGGAATCTCAGAGCAAGTTCTGTAAGAGATTTGAGATTGGACGATTTGATTCCAGATGGTTGTACCTACGTCAATGGATCAGCTTCCCTAACACCAAATGCTATTTCAGGAGACAAATTGAACTGGATCATTGACTCCATGAGATCACTGCAAAACCTGGTCATTACTTACAAACTCAAATCTGCCGTAGATCGTTTTTCCAATACTTTGTTTATTGATGATTTTGAACATCCGGACACAGAATTTAAATACGAATGGGCGGATATACCAGGAAGTATTGGGACAGGAAGTTTCCAGTGGATAGGAGGTTTAGGAGTTGATGAAAGTACTGCCTGGTGGTGGGAAACCTCAGGTTCCGAAGCCAGAAGACATTATCTTTTCAAGATTGATCCGATTAAACTTCCTGATGTGGACTGTTCTGTTTTGTTTTACCATAAATTAAACACGCTGCAGGGTTTGGATGGAGGATTTATCGATGTTTCCACCGACGGTTTCATCTATGAGCGAATAGAGTCGGATGATTTCTTCCTCAACGGATATCAGGGCGACTTGTCATACAACACTTTCCCAATTCCATTTTTGAAAGGTTTTAGTGGTTACCTCAGAGATTATACTCCGGTGGTGTTTGACATCAGCAAATACAAGGGAAAAGACTTTAAAATAAGGTTTAATGCGGGTAACGATGATTCAGGAGAATCCACACAGCCTGGACAAAAGGGCTGGCTGATTGACAATTTCGAAGTCATTACTCCCTATTTTTATAATTCCGATTTGTGTATGACCACCGGATTAGGTGAGAATCATTGTGTTAATTTTGGAAAGAAAGGAATTTTGGTGGATTCTAAAAAAGTGGTCAATACCTCCGACGATCGTAATGAGGTGGGTGAAATCAAGGTATTTCCAAACCCGGGTCGCGACAGGATTTTTGTTCAACACAAGCAAGCCAAATCGAATTTTGTAATACACCTTCGAAATTTGCAGGGACAAATTCTGCAAACCAAAAATGGAACCAACAACGCAGAGATCCTTTCATTTGAAGTGGGAGATTTGCCAAGGGGTGTGATGATCTTGGAAGTTATCGAAGCAGGCAAAGTTCAAACCCAAAAGATTATACTGAAATAA
- a CDS encoding PadR family transcriptional regulator: MKLENTIAQMKKGVLEMCILSILNQKEAYPSDIIQQLKSADLIVLEGTLYPILTRLKNFGLLEYYWQESTSGPPRKYFCITGQGKEALQTLTESWNQFVLGVNQSLNITILNHE; the protein is encoded by the coding sequence ATGAAGCTTGAAAATACCATTGCCCAAATGAAAAAAGGCGTTCTCGAAATGTGCATCCTGTCCATCCTCAATCAAAAAGAGGCTTATCCGTCGGACATCATTCAACAGCTCAAATCTGCAGACCTGATCGTCCTTGAAGGTACCCTCTACCCGATTCTGACCAGACTCAAGAATTTTGGCTTGTTGGAATACTACTGGCAGGAATCGACTTCGGGGCCACCCAGAAAATATTTTTGCATTACGGGTCAGGGCAAGGAAGCTTTGCAAACGCTCACTGAGAGCTGGAATCAATTTGTATTAGGAGTCAATCAATCTTTAAACATAACAATTTTAAACCATGAATAA
- a CDS encoding PspC domain-containing protein, with amino-acid sequence MNKILHINVGGYPFSIDDLAFEKLDHYLDSLRKHFERSEGCDEIMHDIESRIAEIFQEKMIGRSIVTLEMVQQAITIMGSPEAFGAEWTNEEEVPKFGHKTNAAWGIRTGKKLYRDPDDKKLAGVCSGLSHYFGIQDVVIMRVIFAAGLFAGGFTLILYLILWVATQEAQTAGERLAMRGEPINVQTIAKKVEEEIDRITDSFDSWRDKGQRKKKWRKS; translated from the coding sequence ATGAATAAAATTCTTCACATTAATGTAGGGGGTTATCCATTTTCTATAGATGACCTTGCTTTTGAAAAATTAGATCACTACCTCGATTCGTTGAGAAAGCATTTTGAGAGATCTGAAGGCTGCGATGAAATCATGCATGATATTGAGTCCAGAATCGCTGAAATTTTTCAGGAGAAAATGATCGGACGCAGCATCGTAACTCTAGAGATGGTACAACAAGCCATAACCATCATGGGTTCTCCTGAAGCTTTTGGTGCAGAATGGACCAATGAAGAGGAAGTGCCCAAATTTGGACACAAGACCAATGCAGCCTGGGGAATCAGAACAGGAAAAAAATTATATAGAGATCCTGATGACAAGAAGTTGGCCGGAGTATGCAGTGGATTGTCTCATTATTTTGGAATTCAAGATGTCGTTATCATGCGGGTCATCTTTGCAGCCGGATTGTTTGCCGGTGGATTTACCCTGATTCTTTATCTGATATTGTGGGTAGCCACTCAGGAAGCACAAACGGCAGGGGAGAGATTGGCCATGAGGGGCGAACCCATCAATGTGCAAACCATTGCAAAAAAAGTGGAAGAAGAAATAGACAGGATCACAGATAGCTTTGATTCCTGGAGAGACAAAGGTCAACGAAAAAAAAAATGGAGAAAATCCTAG
- a CDS encoding GLPGLI family protein, with translation MKTIQIITTTLLSVHFFFTGYSQLTSGRIEYDRTIYWTKMMDELPYLSKEELARNKLTWGNDDSHTIQYSLIFNEKASQYIESENQKGNNNQWSWRKEQLNYYLDLEKKTRSDLVEMPDKIYYVETPEPSIQWKIRSEIKEVNGYVCMSAETTDTVRKHKIVAWFTSEIPVSSGPEWYSGLPGMILELDIQNGACIITATNILHGPDLPSPGIPVKKKKYKIIDLAKLHQLQTNYINQCIASRRNPYWNLRY, from the coding sequence ATGAAAACCATCCAAATTATTACCACCACTCTTCTATCGGTTCATTTTTTCTTCACCGGCTACAGCCAGTTGACCAGTGGAAGGATAGAATATGACAGAACCATCTATTGGACCAAAATGATGGATGAATTGCCCTACTTAAGCAAGGAAGAGTTGGCGCGCAACAAGTTGACCTGGGGCAATGACGACAGTCATACCATTCAATACAGTCTGATTTTTAATGAAAAAGCAAGTCAGTACATTGAATCTGAAAATCAAAAAGGAAATAACAATCAATGGTCATGGAGAAAAGAACAACTCAATTATTATTTGGATCTGGAAAAGAAAACAAGAAGTGATTTGGTCGAAATGCCGGACAAAATTTACTATGTAGAAACTCCAGAACCTTCCATTCAATGGAAAATTAGATCTGAAATTAAAGAAGTGAATGGTTATGTCTGTATGAGTGCAGAGACCACGGACACCGTTCGCAAGCACAAAATAGTGGCCTGGTTTACATCTGAGATTCCGGTCTCATCGGGTCCTGAATGGTACAGTGGCTTACCCGGTATGATCCTTGAATTGGACATTCAAAATGGTGCTTGTATAATCACTGCGACCAACATTCTCCATGGTCCTGACCTTCCATCCCCCGGCATCCCCGTCAAAAAGAAAAAATATAAAATCATTGACCTCGCCAAACTTCACCAATTGCAAACCAATTACATCAATCAATGCATTGCCTCAAGAAGGAATCCATACTGGAATTTAAGGTATTAG